The Exiguobacterium aurantiacum DSM 6208 genome includes a window with the following:
- the glmU gene encoding bifunctional UDP-N-acetylglucosamine diphosphorylase/glucosamine-1-phosphate N-acetyltransferase GlmU — translation MDRFAVILAAGKGTRMKSKLYKVLHPVLGKPMVEHVVDQLDNIGVSRQIVIVGHGAEAVQDTLGSRVDYAVQEEQLGTGHAVQMAESELAGKQGATLVVCGDTPLLTAETLEALLAHHEAQGAKVTVLTAIADDATGYGRVIRGEDGNVTKVVEHKDASEAELAIREINTGTYVFDNELLFEALRQVGNDNAQGEYYLPDVISIAKQAGEVVAAHTAPTFDETIGVNDRVALAQAETIMRKRTNERLMRAGVTFMNPASTYISPDAVIGSDTIIYPGTVILGKTVIGSECVIGPNSDIRDSVIEDGATVRQSVLSDSRVGNGSQVGPFAHLRQQAVLGANTRVGNFVEIKKSTFGDGAKASHLSYIGDASIGERVNLGCGSITVNYDGTNKFETVVEADAFVGCNVNLIAPVTVGKGSIVAAGSTITDDVPEESLAIARERQTNKEGYTKR, via the coding sequence ATGGATCGTTTTGCAGTCATTTTGGCAGCAGGTAAAGGGACGCGTATGAAGTCGAAGCTCTATAAAGTACTTCATCCGGTTCTCGGAAAACCGATGGTCGAGCACGTCGTCGACCAACTCGATAACATCGGGGTCAGTCGTCAAATCGTCATCGTCGGCCATGGGGCTGAAGCGGTACAAGACACGCTCGGTTCTCGTGTGGACTATGCGGTCCAAGAAGAGCAGCTCGGGACAGGCCATGCCGTACAGATGGCGGAGTCAGAGCTTGCCGGGAAACAAGGAGCAACACTTGTCGTCTGTGGGGATACGCCACTTTTGACAGCGGAAACATTGGAAGCGTTACTCGCACACCATGAAGCGCAAGGTGCGAAAGTGACTGTCCTCACGGCGATTGCCGACGACGCGACAGGGTATGGACGTGTCATTCGTGGTGAAGATGGTAACGTGACGAAAGTCGTTGAGCATAAAGACGCGTCAGAAGCGGAGCTTGCGATTCGTGAGATCAATACCGGAACGTATGTGTTCGACAATGAGTTGTTGTTTGAAGCGCTCCGTCAAGTCGGCAACGACAACGCGCAAGGCGAATACTACTTACCAGACGTCATTTCGATCGCGAAACAAGCAGGAGAAGTCGTAGCGGCCCACACGGCACCGACGTTTGACGAGACGATCGGCGTCAACGACCGCGTCGCTCTCGCGCAGGCTGAGACGATTATGCGCAAGCGCACGAATGAGCGCCTCATGCGTGCAGGTGTGACGTTCATGAACCCGGCATCGACGTATATTTCACCAGATGCGGTCATCGGCTCGGATACAATCATTTATCCGGGGACGGTCATCCTTGGAAAAACTGTCATCGGTTCAGAATGTGTCATCGGTCCAAATTCAGATATTCGTGACAGTGTGATTGAAGACGGCGCGACGGTACGTCAATCGGTATTGAGCGACAGCCGTGTCGGAAACGGGTCACAGGTCGGGCCGTTCGCCCACCTTCGTCAACAAGCAGTGCTCGGCGCGAACACACGCGTCGGGAATTTCGTGGAAATTAAAAAATCAACATTCGGGGACGGGGCAAAAGCTTCGCACCTCAGCTACATCGGAGACGCTTCAATCGGTGAGCGCGTCAACTTAGGTTGTGGGTCGATCACGGTCAACTATGACGGAACGAACAAGTTTGAGACGGTCGTCGAAGCGGATGCGTTCGTCGGTTGTAACGTCAACTTGATCGCGCCGGTCACGGTCGGAAAAGGCTCAATTGTGGCCGCCGGCTCAACGATCACGGACGATGTCCCGGAAGAATCGCTCGCGATCGCACGTGAGCGTCAAACGAATAAAGAAGGTTACACGAAACGATAA
- a CDS encoding ribose-phosphate diphosphokinase yields the protein MSTVYEREIRLFSLNSNRPLAEEIAKEIGIPLSDCQVKRFSDGELYINIEESVRGDDVYVIQSTSSPVNETLMELLVMIDALKRASVRTINIVMPYYGYARQDRKARSREPITAKLVADLLTVAGATRVITMDLHAAQIQGFFNIPVDQLLGVPLISTYFETEEFKAKDIVVVSPDHGGVTRARKLAERLKAPIAIIDKRRPEANVAEVMNIVGSVEGKTAILIDDIIDTAGTITLAADAIVAAGAKEVYASCTHPVLSGPAMERIDNSSIKELIVLNTIDLAGRECSNKIKQMSVARLLGEAIMRVHEHKSVSTLFD from the coding sequence ATGTCTACTGTATATGAACGTGAAATTCGCCTATTTAGCTTAAATTCAAACCGCCCGCTCGCTGAAGAGATTGCCAAGGAAATCGGCATCCCGCTTAGCGATTGCCAAGTGAAGCGGTTTAGCGACGGAGAACTTTACATTAACATCGAGGAAAGCGTTCGAGGCGATGATGTGTACGTCATCCAATCGACGAGTTCACCAGTCAACGAGACGCTCATGGAGTTACTCGTCATGATTGATGCGTTGAAACGCGCGTCGGTTCGGACGATTAACATCGTCATGCCGTATTACGGCTACGCACGCCAAGACCGTAAGGCTCGTTCGCGTGAACCGATCACGGCGAAACTCGTGGCTGACCTCCTTACAGTAGCTGGCGCCACGCGCGTCATTACAATGGACTTGCATGCCGCACAAATTCAAGGTTTCTTCAATATCCCAGTAGACCAATTACTAGGAGTCCCGCTCATCTCGACGTATTTCGAGACGGAGGAATTCAAAGCGAAAGATATCGTCGTCGTGTCACCGGACCACGGTGGCGTCACACGCGCACGGAAGCTCGCTGAACGTTTGAAAGCGCCGATTGCGATTATCGACAAGCGCCGTCCGGAGGCGAACGTGGCTGAGGTCATGAACATCGTTGGCAGCGTCGAAGGCAAGACGGCGATCCTCATCGATGACATTATCGACACGGCTGGCACGATCACGCTCGCAGCTGACGCTATCGTCGCGGCGGGTGCGAAAGAAGTGTACGCATCGTGTACGCACCCTGTCTTGTCTGGTCCAGCGATGGAACGAATCGACAACTCATCGATCAAAGAACTCATCGTATTGAATACGATCGATTTGGCTGGTCGCGAGTGTTCGAACAAGATCAAGCAAATGTCGGTCGCCCGTTTGCTTGGGGAAGCGATCATGCGTGTCCACGAGCACAAATCGGTGAGCACGTTATTCGATTAA
- the pth gene encoding aminoacyl-tRNA hydrolase, whose translation MKCIVGLGNPGKKYEMTRHNVGFLAIDRLAEKHGIKLDEAKFKAVIGTGRINGERVVLVKPLTYMNLSGEAVRPIMDYYKIDIDDLLVIYDDLDMVPGKLRFRPKGSAGGHNGIKSLIQHLGTQDFKRLKLGIGRPPHPVKVVDWVLMNYRKEDMSELNDTLDQSVSAATDFVDTEWIALMNRYN comes from the coding sequence ATGAAATGTATCGTCGGCCTAGGGAATCCAGGCAAAAAATATGAGATGACCCGTCACAACGTTGGCTTTTTGGCGATTGACCGCCTAGCCGAGAAGCACGGGATCAAATTAGATGAAGCCAAGTTTAAGGCAGTGATAGGAACGGGAAGAATCAATGGAGAACGTGTCGTCCTCGTCAAACCGCTCACGTACATGAATTTGTCAGGTGAGGCGGTCCGGCCGATCATGGACTACTATAAAATCGATATCGACGACTTGCTCGTCATCTATGACGATCTCGACATGGTCCCTGGAAAGCTACGCTTCCGTCCGAAAGGGAGCGCCGGTGGGCATAACGGGATCAAATCGTTGATTCAACATTTAGGTACGCAAGACTTTAAACGTTTGAAACTCGGGATTGGTCGCCCGCCCCATCCGGTAAAAGTCGTCGACTGGGTGCTCATGAATTATCGGAAAGAAGACATGTCTGAATTAAACGACACGCTCGACCAATCTGTGTCAGCCGCAACGGATTTTGTGGACACAGAATGGATCGCGCTCATGAATCGATATAACTAA
- the mfd gene encoding transcription-repair coupling factor, with protein MNALERFMVTLPETKIIRDRLPKLDRQLVTGLTTSAKALVLAGLAKESSRRLVVVTHNMYQAQKMYDQLETLIGPSQALLYPIDETLAGELSLTSSPELLAARIEARTRLLNEEGGVIVVPLGGLRRFVPSPADWQASQHVIRPGQELELKPFGETLVSLGYERTATVTSPGEFSVRGSILDVYPLTEARPYRIDLFDTEVDSVFTFDAETQRSLGVAKEAVITPATEFVASTDLLKKAGEALQRQYDRTLSLIETETIRQALEEGIARDIELFGRGDVPEKVGKYTPLLYKSTLLDYVGSDAVLVLDEVARIEDAADVQDREEAEWFSSLIERGESVSNYTLAVPMHKVFRDMKQVAFSLLPSRRSGIPEANTVHLSCRPLPAFHGQMHLLKQEVERWQQSDHRIVFLAGDRERADKVAALLDDYGVPSTFTNVDGDLLPRHVHVMIGQIEGGFELSTSRLVVVSEEELFKRVAKRKRQTKNLTNAERIKSYQELKPNDHVVHIHHGIGKYLGIKTIEVGGIHQDYLHLVYAGDDALYVPVDQIDLVQKYVGAEGKEPKIYKLGGTEWKKVKSKVAKSVEDIADELIKLYAAREASVGFAFPTDDEEMSQFESSFPYAETEDQVRSIAEIKADMERSRPMDRLLCGDVGYGKTEVAIRAAFKAVLAGKQVAFLVPTTVLAQQHYETMLERFSEFPINVSVMSRFRSKSEMAATKKGLKEGTIDVVVGTHRVLSKDVTFADLGLVIIDEEQRFGVKHKERLKQLKTNIDVLTLTATPIPRTLHMSMIGIRDLSVLETPPENRYPVQTYVMEYDGIVLREALERELARGGQAFFLYNRVEGIERKAEEIRALLPEARIATAHGRMTETELESQLISFLEGEADVLVSTTIIETGIDIPNVNTLIVHDADKMGLSQLYQLRGRVGRSNRIAYAYFTYRKDKRLTEVAESRLQAIKEFTELGSGFKIAMRDLSIRGAGNLLGAQQSGFIDSVGFDLYSQMLSEAIEERKDRMRGQAKQVVFKPEISFQADAYIPDDYLSDSELKIEMYKRFKYVDTPEALFALQDELIERFGEFPEPVALLIQLTRLRIYGEMARVARIKQVPGRVEIVLTMESTTALDVPSFMEWTMPLGRKLGVGQDNGALKLSLSGRMPVVELLNDADSVLEELTKRLAHASVQ; from the coding sequence ATGAACGCTCTAGAGAGATTTATGGTGACACTGCCTGAGACAAAAATTATTCGCGATCGGTTGCCGAAACTCGACCGTCAACTCGTCACCGGATTGACGACGAGTGCCAAAGCACTCGTATTGGCTGGTTTAGCGAAAGAGTCGTCGCGACGTCTCGTCGTCGTCACGCACAACATGTATCAAGCCCAAAAGATGTACGATCAACTCGAGACGCTCATCGGCCCGAGTCAGGCACTCCTATACCCGATCGATGAGACGCTTGCCGGCGAACTGTCGCTGACATCTAGCCCAGAACTGCTCGCTGCCCGGATCGAGGCGCGAACACGTCTCCTCAATGAAGAGGGAGGCGTTATCGTCGTGCCGCTCGGTGGGTTGCGGCGATTCGTGCCGAGCCCGGCCGACTGGCAGGCGAGTCAGCATGTCATCCGACCGGGGCAAGAACTGGAGTTGAAGCCGTTCGGTGAAACACTCGTCTCGCTCGGATATGAACGAACGGCTACTGTCACGTCTCCGGGAGAGTTCTCAGTGCGAGGTAGCATCCTTGATGTGTATCCGCTGACCGAGGCTCGGCCGTACCGCATCGACTTGTTCGATACAGAAGTGGACTCGGTCTTCACGTTCGACGCCGAGACACAGCGATCGCTCGGGGTCGCGAAAGAGGCGGTCATCACGCCGGCGACCGAATTTGTGGCGTCGACGGACTTGCTGAAAAAGGCAGGCGAGGCGCTCCAACGTCAATACGATCGAACGCTTTCCCTCATCGAGACAGAGACGATTCGACAGGCGCTTGAAGAAGGGATCGCTCGTGACATCGAATTGTTCGGACGCGGGGACGTCCCAGAGAAGGTCGGGAAGTATACACCTCTTTTATACAAGTCGACGTTACTCGATTACGTCGGATCGGACGCGGTACTCGTTTTAGACGAAGTGGCGCGAATCGAGGATGCGGCGGACGTCCAAGACCGAGAGGAGGCGGAATGGTTCTCGTCCCTCATCGAACGGGGGGAATCGGTCTCGAACTACACGCTCGCCGTCCCGATGCATAAAGTGTTTCGTGACATGAAGCAAGTCGCGTTCTCACTTCTTCCATCGCGACGCTCCGGAATTCCGGAAGCCAATACGGTCCATCTCAGCTGTCGGCCGCTTCCAGCGTTTCACGGACAGATGCATCTACTGAAACAAGAAGTCGAGCGGTGGCAACAGAGTGATCACCGTATCGTCTTCCTTGCCGGTGACCGAGAACGAGCGGATAAAGTGGCGGCGTTACTTGACGATTACGGTGTCCCGTCAACGTTCACGAACGTCGACGGAGACTTGTTGCCGCGCCATGTGCACGTCATGATCGGACAAATCGAGGGCGGGTTCGAGCTCTCGACGAGCCGTCTCGTCGTCGTTTCGGAAGAAGAGTTGTTCAAGCGTGTGGCGAAACGAAAGCGTCAGACGAAGAACTTAACGAACGCCGAACGGATCAAAAGTTATCAGGAATTAAAACCAAACGACCACGTCGTCCATATCCACCATGGGATTGGGAAGTACCTAGGCATCAAGACGATCGAAGTCGGCGGCATCCACCAAGACTACTTGCATCTCGTCTATGCGGGGGACGATGCCCTCTACGTTCCCGTCGATCAAATCGATCTCGTCCAGAAGTACGTCGGAGCGGAAGGGAAAGAGCCGAAGATTTACAAGCTCGGCGGGACCGAATGGAAGAAAGTGAAATCGAAAGTCGCGAAATCGGTCGAAGATATCGCCGACGAACTGATCAAGCTGTACGCGGCTCGCGAAGCATCAGTCGGATTCGCGTTCCCGACGGACGATGAGGAGATGAGTCAATTCGAATCCTCATTCCCGTATGCGGAGACGGAGGACCAAGTCCGGTCGATTGCCGAGATTAAAGCGGATATGGAACGCTCACGGCCGATGGATCGTTTGCTGTGCGGCGACGTCGGCTACGGCAAGACGGAAGTGGCGATTCGGGCTGCCTTCAAAGCGGTGCTCGCGGGGAAACAAGTCGCGTTCCTCGTTCCGACGACCGTTCTAGCCCAACAACATTACGAGACGATGCTCGAACGATTCAGTGAATTCCCGATCAACGTCTCTGTCATGAGCCGCTTCCGCTCGAAGAGTGAGATGGCGGCGACGAAAAAAGGACTAAAGGAAGGGACGATTGATGTTGTCGTCGGGACGCACCGCGTCTTGTCGAAAGACGTGACGTTCGCCGACCTCGGTCTCGTCATCATCGATGAAGAACAGCGGTTCGGGGTCAAACATAAAGAGCGTCTGAAACAACTGAAGACGAATATTGACGTGTTGACGTTGACGGCGACCCCGATTCCGCGGACGCTTCACATGTCGATGATCGGCATCCGCGACTTGTCGGTGCTCGAGACGCCGCCGGAGAACCGTTACCCGGTTCAGACGTACGTCATGGAATATGACGGCATCGTGCTACGAGAAGCACTTGAACGCGAACTCGCACGCGGCGGACAAGCGTTCTTCCTCTACAACCGGGTCGAAGGGATCGAGCGGAAAGCCGAGGAGATTCGGGCGCTCTTACCGGAAGCGCGGATTGCGACGGCGCACGGGCGGATGACCGAGACGGAGCTCGAGAGCCAACTCATCAGTTTCTTAGAAGGGGAAGCTGACGTGCTCGTGTCGACGACGATCATCGAGACGGGGATCGATATCCCGAACGTGAACACACTCATCGTCCACGATGCGGATAAAATGGGGCTGTCACAGCTGTATCAACTTCGCGGTCGCGTCGGACGTTCGAATCGGATCGCCTACGCCTACTTCACATATCGAAAAGATAAGCGTCTGACGGAAGTGGCGGAGAGCCGTCTGCAAGCGATCAAGGAGTTTACCGAGCTCGGGAGCGGCTTCAAGATCGCGATGCGCGATTTGTCGATCCGAGGTGCCGGGAACTTGCTTGGCGCCCAACAGTCTGGGTTCATCGACTCGGTCGGTTTTGACTTATACTCACAAATGCTGTCGGAAGCAATCGAAGAACGGAAAGACCGGATGCGAGGACAAGCGAAGCAAGTCGTCTTCAAACCGGAAATCTCGTTCCAAGCCGATGCGTATATCCCGGACGACTACTTGTCGGATAGCGAACTGAAGATCGAGATGTATAAACGTTTCAAATACGTCGATACACCGGAAGCGTTGTTCGCGCTTCAAGACGAGTTGATCGAGCGGTTCGGAGAATTCCCGGAACCGGTCGCGCTATTGATTCAATTGACGCGCCTCCGCATTTACGGCGAGATGGCGCGGGTGGCTCGGATTAAACAAGTGCCGGGTCGCGTCGAGATCGTCTTGACGATGGAATCGACGACAGCGCTCGACGTCCCGTCCTTTATGGAGTGGACGATGCCGCTCGGCCGCAAACTCGGTGTCGGCCAAGATAACGGTGCGCTTAAACTATCTCTCAGCGGTCGGATGCCGGTCGTCGAGCTGTTGAACGATGCCGATTCGGTGCTCGAGGAACTGACGAAGAGGCTGGCGCATGCGTCCGTCCAGTAA
- a CDS encoding polysaccharide biosynthesis protein has product MRPSSKFATGVVLFALAGYLTKFISFAYRVPYQNIAGDFGLYAYQTVYPFAAIVASLGMYVMPVVIAKIGVDANGPRRKLEVLWGSFYVLLTLAITLVIAMWGLAPTIADWLGDRELAPTLRVISLSYLLMPALAVLRGSFQAIDDLKPSAASQVLENLVRVAVLLAALLIGVHVGLDAYALSRYAYGATLVGGVVAIVGLGVWAKGFTFRFVRVRVSTLRDVLRVLLTTGLAVGFASLGILWMQLVDSFTIVNLTGADFDAKVSKGVFDRGYPLVQFAILFTTALGMANVPSLVRHYRAQRIEATAAGLRSMIRVTTAVAAAATIGLMGVMFPLNVALFENADGTMALILLSTSTFAASLAVASMTCLQAIDKERTAALGMMMAIVLKLAVNLWLVPRYGIAGAAIGTSLAFLGMAAYNFNRLDQVIPLGMLRLKHYGVLLKTVVPMGLVLFLMNLIGLERVTHRLDALVWLGVMIVTGGGIYVWRLWKEQVLTTEEWEMIPFGNRFIHLIDKKEN; this is encoded by the coding sequence ATGCGTCCGTCCAGTAAGTTTGCGACCGGTGTCGTCCTGTTCGCGCTCGCGGGTTATTTGACGAAGTTTATCAGTTTCGCCTATCGCGTCCCCTATCAAAACATTGCCGGTGACTTCGGATTATACGCCTACCAAACCGTGTATCCGTTTGCGGCCATCGTCGCTTCGCTCGGTATGTATGTGATGCCCGTCGTCATCGCCAAAATCGGGGTCGATGCGAACGGGCCGAGACGCAAGCTTGAAGTGCTGTGGGGGAGCTTCTACGTCCTCCTCACGTTGGCCATCACGCTCGTCATCGCCATGTGGGGGCTCGCCCCGACGATTGCAGACTGGCTTGGTGACCGTGAACTGGCCCCGACGCTTCGGGTGATCAGTCTCAGTTATTTGCTCATGCCTGCGCTCGCTGTCTTACGGGGGTCGTTTCAAGCGATTGATGATTTGAAACCGAGTGCGGCCTCACAAGTGCTTGAGAACCTTGTGCGTGTCGCTGTGTTGCTCGCCGCATTGCTCATCGGTGTCCATGTCGGCCTCGATGCGTATGCGTTGAGTCGTTACGCCTATGGGGCCACACTTGTCGGCGGGGTCGTTGCGATTGTCGGGCTCGGCGTCTGGGCGAAAGGATTCACGTTTCGTTTCGTCCGCGTCCGCGTCTCGACGTTGCGGGACGTATTACGTGTCTTGTTGACGACCGGATTAGCGGTCGGATTCGCCTCACTCGGCATCTTATGGATGCAACTCGTTGATTCGTTCACCATCGTCAATTTGACGGGTGCCGACTTTGACGCCAAAGTGAGCAAAGGTGTATTCGACCGGGGCTACCCGCTCGTGCAGTTCGCGATTTTGTTCACGACAGCGCTCGGTATGGCGAACGTGCCAAGTCTTGTCCGTCATTACCGGGCACAACGGATCGAGGCGACGGCTGCTGGGTTGCGTTCGATGATTCGAGTGACGACGGCGGTCGCTGCCGCTGCCACGATCGGTTTAATGGGAGTGATGTTCCCGTTGAATGTGGCCTTGTTTGAAAACGCGGACGGAACGATGGCCCTTATTCTGCTCTCGACGAGCACGTTTGCGGCCTCGCTCGCCGTGGCCAGCATGACGTGTCTCCAAGCGATTGATAAAGAACGAACAGCGGCGCTTGGAATGATGATGGCGATCGTCTTGAAACTGGCCGTCAACTTATGGCTCGTTCCTCGCTACGGGATCGCGGGTGCCGCGATTGGCACGTCACTCGCCTTTTTAGGAATGGCCGCCTACAATTTTAATCGGCTCGATCAAGTCATTCCGCTCGGCATGCTTCGCTTGAAACATTACGGTGTATTGTTGAAGACGGTTGTGCCGATGGGACTCGTCCTCTTTTTGATGAACCTCATCGGACTCGAACGCGTCACACATCGACTCGATGCGCTCGTCTGGCTGGGTGTTATGATTGTGACAGGCGGCGGCATATATGTATGGAGATTATGGAAAGAACAAGTATTGACGACGGAGGAATGGGAAATGATTCCGTTCGGTAACCGTTTCATCCATTTGATTGATAAAAAGGAGAACTGA
- the yabN gene encoding bifunctional methyltransferase/pyrophosphohydrolase YabN, with the protein MSFGITVVGLGSGEMEQLPLGVYRHLKQQPLVWLRTKDHPVVAELEADGVHFESFDSVYESCDTFEAVYTEIVETLLTKSEELAITYAVPGHPFVAERTVELLIEKGADVTFLGGQSFLDAMFQALRIDPINGFQLLDATALDVERIQVTQHVLIGQVYDGFVAGDVKVQLMERYPDEHIVKLVTAAGTKRERVSEIPLYEMDRVAEVDNLTTLYVPPLTDETHLAREFSTLTHIIATLRGPDGCPWDKKQTHESLRKYLLEEAYELIEAIDAEDDDAIVEELGDVLLQVMLHAQIGADDGYFDIRDVIGSISEKMVRRHPHVFGDVTVRDANDVISNWNVIKQTEKGEKKKSQLDGVLMTQPGLMRAEQLQKKAATVGFEWDDVSGAFEKLEEELREWKERPEDETELGDVLFSIVNVARYYALNAEQALERTNQKFKRRFEYIEANGPIEDMTLEQMDRLWNEAKEQGL; encoded by the coding sequence ATGAGCTTTGGAATTACGGTCGTCGGGCTAGGATCCGGCGAAATGGAGCAACTTCCGCTCGGTGTGTATCGCCATTTGAAACAGCAGCCCCTCGTCTGGTTGCGCACGAAGGACCATCCTGTCGTCGCTGAACTGGAGGCGGACGGTGTGCATTTCGAATCGTTTGATTCGGTATATGAGTCGTGCGACACGTTCGAGGCTGTCTACACCGAGATTGTCGAGACGCTCCTGACTAAAAGTGAAGAGCTCGCCATCACGTATGCGGTCCCAGGTCATCCGTTCGTCGCCGAACGAACGGTCGAGCTTTTAATAGAGAAAGGTGCCGACGTCACGTTCCTCGGCGGGCAAAGCTTTTTAGACGCCATGTTCCAGGCGTTGCGCATCGACCCGATCAACGGGTTCCAATTACTCGATGCGACGGCACTTGATGTCGAACGGATTCAAGTGACGCAACACGTGTTGATCGGCCAAGTGTATGACGGATTCGTAGCCGGAGACGTGAAAGTCCAGTTGATGGAACGCTATCCGGACGAGCACATCGTCAAACTCGTGACGGCTGCCGGGACGAAACGCGAGCGGGTCAGTGAAATCCCGCTCTATGAGATGGACCGCGTGGCAGAAGTCGACAACTTGACGACGCTTTATGTGCCACCGTTGACGGATGAAACGCATTTGGCGCGCGAATTTTCGACGTTGACGCACATCATCGCGACGCTCCGCGGTCCGGACGGGTGCCCGTGGGACAAGAAGCAGACGCACGAGTCGCTTCGCAAATATTTGCTTGAAGAGGCGTATGAGTTGATCGAGGCGATTGATGCCGAAGATGACGACGCGATCGTCGAAGAGCTCGGTGATGTGTTGTTACAAGTCATGCTCCACGCCCAAATCGGAGCGGACGACGGCTATTTCGATATCCGGGACGTCATCGGATCGATCAGCGAGAAAATGGTACGTCGTCACCCGCATGTGTTTGGCGATGTGACGGTGCGTGACGCGAACGATGTCATTTCCAACTGGAATGTGATTAAACAGACCGAAAAAGGGGAAAAGAAGAAATCGCAGCTAGACGGTGTCCTCATGACGCAACCAGGCTTAATGCGCGCGGAACAACTGCAAAAGAAAGCAGCGACGGTCGGGTTCGAATGGGACGACGTCAGCGGAGCGTTCGAAAAGCTCGAAGAAGAATTACGGGAGTGGAAAGAACGTCCAGAAGACGAGACGGAGCTTGGTGATGTGTTGTTCTCGATTGTCAATGTCGCCCGCTATTATGCGTTGAACGCCGAACAAGCGCTCGAACGAACGAATCAAAAATTTAAGAGACGGTTTGAATATATCGAGGCGAACGGTCCGATTGAGGACATGACGCTCGAGCAGATGGACCGGCTCTGGAATGAAGCGAAGGAGCAGGGATTATGA
- a CDS encoding RNA-binding S4 domain-containing protein, with translation MRLDKFLKVSRLIKRRTLAKEVADQGRIELNGQTAKASTDVKVGDELQIRFGNKLVTVVIDSIAEHARKEDAKEMYRLIKEEKVNSGTEA, from the coding sequence ATGAGATTAGACAAGTTTTTGAAAGTGTCGCGTTTGATCAAACGACGTACGTTAGCCAAAGAAGTAGCCGACCAAGGACGCATCGAACTGAACGGACAAACCGCGAAAGCGAGCACGGACGTCAAGGTCGGGGACGAGCTTCAAATTCGCTTCGGCAATAAACTCGTCACGGTCGTCATCGATTCGATTGCCGAACATGCACGCAAAGAAGACGCGAAGGAAATGTACCGCTTGATCAAAGAAGAAAAGGTGAACAGTGGTACGGAAGCGTAA
- a CDS encoding FtsB family cell division protein: MNGRTPIDRKQRIRALDERREQLEKDQTRRRIHLRRRLAAASLLFLLMIVLIGQSYFTKVGYVSEQERNQNEAQVELNEVKEEQAELQEQVERLQDDEYIANLARNELLFSKDGEIIFYFSPEE, encoded by the coding sequence ATGAATGGACGTACCCCGATCGATCGCAAACAGCGAATTCGGGCTCTCGACGAACGGAGAGAACAGCTGGAAAAAGATCAGACCCGGCGACGTATCCATCTTCGACGCCGCCTGGCCGCGGCCTCGCTCCTTTTCTTGTTGATGATCGTGTTGATCGGTCAGAGCTACTTCACAAAAGTCGGCTACGTTTCGGAGCAAGAGCGAAATCAGAACGAAGCGCAAGTCGAGTTGAATGAAGTGAAAGAAGAGCAAGCGGAATTGCAGGAGCAGGTCGAACGTTTACAAGACGATGAATATATCGCCAATCTCGCGCGCAACGAGTTGTTGTTTTCGAAAGATGGCGAGATTATTTTTTACTTCTCACCAGAGGAATAA
- a CDS encoding S1 domain-containing RNA-binding protein produces the protein MSIEVGSKVQGKVTGITHFGAFVELPNGKTGLVHISEVADSYVKDINEVLTVGQEVTVKVLNVENDGKIGLSIKKAVDRPVSERPERPAGERFSRGPRPGGPGQGQGPRPGGPGQGPRGGGGPRGGGGPRGGGGRREVRREPETFDTLMSKFLKDSDERLTTLKRQTDSKRGGRGAKRG, from the coding sequence ATGTCAATTGAAGTAGGAAGCAAGGTACAAGGTAAGGTTACAGGGATTACGCATTTCGGAGCGTTCGTAGAACTTCCAAACGGAAAAACAGGTTTGGTGCACATCAGTGAAGTGGCGGATTCTTACGTCAAAGACATCAATGAAGTCCTCACGGTCGGTCAGGAAGTCACGGTCAAAGTATTGAACGTCGAGAACGATGGCAAAATCGGGTTGTCCATCAAGAAAGCGGTTGACCGTCCTGTGAGCGAACGTCCTGAGCGTCCGGCAGGCGAGCGTTTCTCTCGCGGCCCACGTCCAGGTGGCCCAGGTCAAGGTCAAGGACCACGACCAGGTGGCCCAGGACAAGGTCCACGCGGCGGCGGTGGCCCACGCGGTGGCGGCGGTCCACGCGGTGGTGGCGGACGTCGTGAAGTACGTCGTGAGCCTGAAACGTTTGACACGTTGATGAGCAAGTTCTTGAAAGATAGCGACGAGCGTCTCACAACGTTGAAACGTCAGACTGATTCGAAACGCGGTGGGCGTGGAGCCAAGCGCGGGTAA